In Cicer arietinum cultivar CDC Frontier isolate Library 1 chromosome 7, Cicar.CDCFrontier_v2.0, whole genome shotgun sequence, the genomic window tagttttctTCTCTCATTCTCTCACACGTCTTCTATCTCTAAATTCTAAAACCTTCCTTCCAATATTTTCTAACATACCATTATTTGATATCTCTTTGTTTGATCTACTTATAATTgcataacataaaaaaaaaaaagcataatgAAGGTATGATTCACACTTTCTAAGTTTGGTTCTTTTTGTGTtctttataattacttttactTCAAAATTTTATTCCATTAACTTTATGTCCCCcgttttatatttcttttcatGTCCTCTGTTTTTTCCTCTGTTTTTCTCTTTATGTAAAGATCTAAGGTAGTTTGAAATGAATTTCATGTCCCCTTCATTAGAATCTTGGTTTTCTATTTGATTTAGATTTCATGTTTTCCTAAAGTTTAGAGATTTTGGGtggtagatttttttttcaatttcaagtgtatatttttttttataagcaaaatttatttatttattttggttgattcaaactttgtttgtttttcaaaatattttctaaaattaaggtgtatttatatttttgataaataagGTGTATTTGAATCTTGGTTAAAAGTAGTTCATGATTTCCACTTGCAGAAGTTTGTACTCAAGTTAGATTTACATGATGACAAGGATAAGAAGAAGGCCTTGAAAACAGTCTCAACTCTTTCAGGtacaaaatcattattttaatgtTTCATTTTGGGTTGTTCTTTACAATTTTGCTTGCTATTctcttaaaatatgaattagagAATACTTTGATATTATAGTTTGTTGGTTTTGAATGTTCAACTCGAGGGAATATTAGATAATTGTGTTTACATCTCAACAATATTAGGTATTTCATCATGtatatttagtattttaattattttattatttatactaaCTTATAAAAATCCTAATGTTTGTGGTATTTTATAACCTAATGATACTTTTCGGTTTGATTTCAAACTGCACAAGTAATTCATAATGATACTTTTCGGTTTGATTTGAAACTGCACAAAAAGTAATTCATAATTTTAGTTCtcttaatttcattaatttacGAAAacgtcattttattttaaaatttaacaattttaactTCTATTTTTAAGCTTAAATTTCCATGATTACCTGTCcaatttttaatatagaaaCTCTGTTTGTGGTTAATCTTCTATCATTAGattaatctatatttttggaaaatttttattaaatattttatttaattatatttgattatcatTTATGTGAACATACATcttaattttaatcatattaaCTATTTATTCCATATAAACTTTGATTGGTAagtaatcaaattaaataataaaattaattatatttttaattaattaattaatatgattgTGAGCACAACTCTATCATGTgaataaatcatttttcaacGAATGTATTatactttatttaaaataaatatagaataCACTTTGTTGTTAGATTAATCCAATTGTGGAAGTTTGGCTTCAAAAACTACAAAGGGCCAACCAATTTTCTTCCCTTATGAAAAAAGCATACTTTTCTTATTCTAccaatattttgttttcatataGTTGGAATTTGGTCATTTCGAAACGATTCACTAGGCTCTCActttaaataatatatgaatttattatttacCATGCCAAATTGCCCACAATTCATCAAttgataagataaaataaattgcaaTGACTTTTGGCATTCATGTTAGGATATATATGAACCACAAATAAATGacttatataaataataacttGTGTATAAATCTTATTAGCATATAATAAACTCTTCAAGTGAATTCCTAACCAACATAGTATTGTTTTGATAAGTTAATTCTCATTAGATTGATCTCCTtcacatttgaaaaataaatataattcattaGTTTAAGATTATGCAAATGTGACCACTAAAACCATATCCttattttttctaaatcaaTATTCAAATAAAGAAACATATTTGTTCTCATTAAGGGTTACTCTTATCATATGTCTTACATATTAATGTGTAACATGTTATATTAGGAATTGATGCAATTTCAATGGACATGAAAGAGAAGAAATTGACAGTGATAGGAACAGTAGATCCAGTAAATGTGGTAAGCAAATTGAGGAAATTCTGGCACACTGAAATAATTGCAGTAGGACCAGCCAAGGAGCCTGAGAAGAAAGAAGATGGAAAGAAAGAAGAAGCAaagaaggaagaagagaagaaagaagaaggaaagaaagaagatggaaagaaagaagaaggaaAGAAAGAAGATGAGAAGAAGAAAGAGCCAGCACCTGATCCTGTTCTAGAATGGGTTAAGGCTTATAGAGCATATAATCCTTACATGACAACACATTATCATGTTCAAAGTATGGAAGAGAATCCCAATGCTtgtgtcattttttaaaatttgaatttaaatagcAAAGTGTTTTCAAATATATGATGGAAAGATAAACTTTTCTAAGTATGGTAATATTAATGGATTTAATTATCTTTCCTTACTTAGCCTTGTAGGTGGCAAGAGGCAAACAATGTAGGAGCTATTTGTATATAATATGGTCAAGGTAATACCTTGTTGagacattattattaatgtgtagagagaaagaataaaattttgaagattttgGTTTGGGAAAAATGTCATCTATACTCTTTTTCTTgtaatagtaatattttattgggaaatgttattataattgttatgttagtattttatttCACACTCTTATTTCAAATTAGTTGAACTATCATACTctactatttatttgttgtttgaTTGTCAATTGTTGTAATAGTTATTATCTAAATGTATTAATTTCTATGATTCTTTTGTTATGATAGAAATTTAGGTGAAACTGTTCTCGAAAACTCACATTGATTAAAACATGTCTTAAAGTTCATAAAACGTTAAATTTGTTTAGTAGTCGATATTTAGTATTTTAACATCGAACAAATTTGAAGTCTCATTTTATCCGATGtctaattttatgatataaatttatggtttattctaaaaaaaaatcatcttcttcGTCCTTTCAAGTTCATCATCATATTCAATATATCGTTCAACTCAATTTTCATTCATCTTCAAACTCATTAATTCTTTaactcaaaaatgaaaaatctcATCTCCCCATTACTACCACAAAACATCCTCTCTTCTCTCCCCCTTTTTCAAACCCAACATAAAGATAGCAATTTAAGAAACAAGTCTAAAAAGAACACTAACAAATAGCCATTTTGATAATACACAAATGAGACTCTAATCAAACTCAATACAATAGCAAATatgtaaaagaaataaataaatttggaaccccaaaacaaaataaatcaaagaTATGAAAATctcaaatctaaaaaaatactaaacaaATTTAGTGAATGTGGCGGTGATAGATGGTGTCGTTAGAAGGTTGAAGAGGGAAAAAAACTTAATAGTAAATGAGAGGAGTAAAAGGtttaaaatttctaatttataaGTTAATACGACTAAAgagaaagaaataataaaagagAGTGAAAAAGTGATGATGTTATTTTGAGAGAGAAAAGATATCTATAATTTTTCTCTCTTGCTACAACTATTTTATTTCTTGATACAATTGTTGAAAA contains:
- the LOC101501333 gene encoding heavy metal-associated isoprenylated plant protein 39-like isoform X1, producing the protein MKKFVLKLDLHDDKDKKKALKTVSTLSGIDAISMDMKEKKLTVIGTVDPVNVVSKLRKFWHTEIIAVGPAKEPEKKEDGKKEEAKKEEEKKEEGKKEDGKKEEGKKEDEKKKEPAPDPVLEWVKAYRAYNPYMTTHYHVQSMEENPNACVIF
- the LOC101501333 gene encoding heavy metal-associated isoprenylated plant protein 39-like isoform X2 — encoded protein: MDMKEKKLTVIGTVDPVNVVSKLRKFWHTEIIAVGPAKEPEKKEDGKKEEAKKEEEKKEEGKKEDGKKEEGKKEDEKKKEPAPDPVLEWVKAYRAYNPYMTTHYHVQSMEENPNACVIF